The genomic region AGATAACATAAGCAACTCACATTTAAATTCAGGGGAAGTCACTGTAATTCTTTGAGATTTGTCAATATCCATGGTAAAAACAATTTTATGATATTGATCATACTAGTTTCAAGCTCTAATAGAATTTAAGTTAAAGGTACTAGTGCTGGATGAAGACTTGTATGAACACAACAACATGATGTCAATTTTCAAATGTAGAATAGTATTGCTCACACTAATCGCTATAGAATTGTTTTGTACACTCATTGTTTACACACATACCAAGTCGACACATGACTTAGTATACAAGAGTGAGTATAAATATCACATCTCAATTGCTATTAGTATCTAttacaaagaatataataaaaatcAAACGGTTGCAAAAAAGACTAACCAAAGAGTTGTTTAGATAAGCATTCTTTCAATGTACTGTTCTTGCAACCAAATATGACACCACCAAGTTGATTCTTCCTTAGATTTCGACAGAATGGAAAACTGATCTCTGAATATGGTGGACCAACAGGTTGTGTTTTCCTACCTGCACCCATCCTGGTATAGGaggagaaaagattttttttcactAACAATAATCAATGGCATAATCAAGTGCACAAAAGATATGTATCATTCAAATGAGCAAAAGTTCAAACACCTTCAGTGCATTATGTAAGTGTAAGTTATCAATTATCAATTAtaaagttttctttttttttttttttttNNNNNNNNNNAACCTTCACAAATATCACTATTCACTCGACCAAAAGATTGAAACATAAGACTAATAAATCACATTAATCATCTTACAGAACTATATTGACATTGCAGCTAAGATTTTGTTTAAGTAATCAAGAAAGTCACATTATCAGTATCATTATCATTCATTCCTATCACTGTATTTGCAAATTATGAAAgtcatattaaataaaaaatgttatgaATTTTATAAGTTTCTATATGATCAGTAAGAAAGAGAATTAAACTAACATAATGAGAGAGATACTTGTGTAGTAGAGACAAAGATTTTTGTAAATATCACGAAGCAACAAATATGAGGAACGGTTTATATAGGAAATGGTGaaatgtaaaaataaataaagcacCCCTGGTGAATATTTTTTGTGTGAGTGGTGTTATGGTAAATTTACCTATCTTTAGAAATATACTTTTAATGGTAGTAAGTTTGGCTAGTTTGATTTAGATTacttaaagaaaatatttttttttatttttaaagtattttatgttttaaaactcaatttacaaaatataaaataaaactcaattaCGAAAGGGAAGGCTATGGAGAACCTTCTTTTCACATGCATCACATTTTATTTATGATTACTATAAGAAATATTCAAAAACATGCATTTTGataggaaaaaaagaaaatagaaaacataTTGACTTTTTAATGTTAATGATAACttttataaaaatcaaaataaaaaatatatggacGGATCATATATTGTTTATGCCCAGCATGGATTTGGCATTATTTTTGTGAATAGCATTGATATCTTATGTTACCACTTACCAACACAAAGTATTGGTAAAATAATTCGTTGATTGTGCTCACCACACgtagtttttgttttattttgcaatttgcacttaccacaaaaaaaaaatctgaaattcaaTGGTCTCATTAATCTATCTCAAATTAGATTAGTCTAATCTAAAGTGTTCTTGGAACTAATTTTGTTTAAGAATGATTATCGAGCCACCTAAGTCAATTAGATGCTTATCGtttgacaattttttttttcaagttttacaTGCATTTGAATCATATAAATAGGATTTATTTTGACACACTATTCACGTAAAACAATGTTGGGTAAAATACTATTTTAGCCTTTAACATTTGACTTAAGTTCTAATTTCGTTCCTAATACTTAAAATGTTCTATTTTTATCataaaagttttattttattctattttagtcCTCTAGTCAAAATTAAAAGCTTTTTCTTAAAATACCCTTTTGATACTTCTGTTCAATACGATATTTACGTTTTTCATTATTGATGCTGACCAAGGTTTTAGTTTATGATTGCAGTGGCAGTTGCTATTGCTGCTGTTGAGTTCCAATAGCTTTGTTTATCTCTGACTCAAAAAATACATCAAAACATCTACATTCTTTCGCTATTGCAAAAGTTGCAGAGTGTAACATAAAAGCCAAAGAAATGGCATTTCCCTGCAATTTTCTAGTCCTATAAACATTTAGCAGGAGTGTAGGACTATAATTAACGAATCATCGTATAAAGATCCAGTACCATGCAACAACTCAAGCTGGATCCCATGTAATATATGGTCAACATAAGGCTGCAGCTCAAGGAGAACAAAGATCCTGAAGAAAGATCCAGCTGAAATACCATGGGTAATATAATTGAACCCCATAGCTTTTCCACGCAATTCATCTATGAAGTTGCAACTTTTCCTGTGATTTCAACTTGCTCATGCATGTTCTTATAGAGCGTTACGTGTATTTGGATTTGACTATTTGAGAATTCCTTCTACTGATCCCAGTAGTTTCTCAGCTGTGACATGTGCAAGAGAAGCTCATCCCTGCCCATTCCAGATACACTGCTAGTCATTATCCAAGGGGGATGTATCTTGTAGTTTTGCCTGATTATTTCTTGAAAATCCCTTATGTTCTCATCAGGCCTTTTTCCCTTTGCCACCTTCATTTTATCACATTTTGTGAAAACAAAAGTGATTGGTATCTGAAATCCATGGAGCTTTAACCATTAATGATATTTGGACTTAGGTTTCAGAATCTCAACATATAACAGCATTAATTTCGGGGCTCAATATGAAAAAAGCATCATACATTATTGCGTCCAAGCCAATTCGCACAATCCAGGTCAATCTTTTGAGGTGGAACACTTGCATCAATGAGAAGCAAGACAGCCACCAGGGTATCTCTATTCAAAAAGTACTCCTTGGTGAACGAGCACCAGTCCATTTTAGCAGCTTCGGGTGCTTTAGCAAAGCTGCATAAAACTCAAACACATGAGGAAAACTTTTCCATCAAACTAACTAATAGCAATATCACCAATCAACAATGCTCAATCCCCTTCAACCCTAAAGGGAACCTCAAAGGGGAAAAAAGGACATGGATGGAAGAACCTAATTGAAGAAAACATGGCAAGCCCGTTGACCAACATAACTACCGAAAATATTTAGAGaaactttaattattattaaccATGTCAGGCAAGGAGGATACCTAGCTTAGCTCCACAAATGATGCCTTTATGGAGTAAATAAGGAAAATGAATCAGCTTTGCAAAATTTACACTAATAACATGTAGTTAATAATGTTGCCCTGTTGAATTCGTTCATTTGCCCCTCAGTGAAAACGAATAACAGAAACAACTATAATTAGCAAGTACACCTTAGAAATGGTACTATATTATATAAATACCTTTGATTTCATAATAATTGAAATTGCAGACACATACACAATAAAGGAGCATAAAGAGAAACTAGAACACATTGAGTAATGCTGTGAGTGAGTGACTGACCCATAACCAGGCAAATCCACAAGGTACCAGCTTTTGTTGACCAAGAAGTGATTGATAAGCTGAGTCTTCCCTATAAGTGCAACAAACCAAATTAAATCTACACATCacatataagaagaagaagaagacgacttGTGAACAAAGGCATTAATAAGACCTGGTTTCTTAGAGGTGAGGGCAATTTCTTTCTTGTGAACAAGGGCATTAATAAGAGAAGACTTGCCAAC from Arachis ipaensis cultivar K30076 chromosome B02, Araip1.1, whole genome shotgun sequence harbors:
- the LOC107625810 gene encoding GTP-binding protein At2g22870 isoform X3: MTLRTQFFTLTLQIPFHSSSSSFSVTIPGKTSTHSLLSLWRPLSYSTTSSSAAAIPPSPPPALLRMVLFVPPGVEPHEVNESMVLPGSNIIIGPYAGDARIKGVEFVKSSGRAKDCPKDDRPEFAILGRSNVGKTQLINHFLVNKSWYLVDLPGYGFAKAPEAAKMDWCSFTKEYFLNRDTLVAVLLLIDASVPPQKIDLDCANWLGRNNLHGFQIPITFVFTKCDKMKVAKGKRPDENIRDFQEIIRQNYKIHPPWIMTSSVSGMGRDELLLHMSQLRNYWDQ
- the LOC107625810 gene encoding GTP-binding protein At2g22870 isoform X1; this encodes MTLRTQFFTLTLQIPFHSSSSSFSVTIPGKTSTHSLLSLWRPLSYSTTSSSAAAIPPSPPPALLRMVLFVPPGVEPHEVNESMVLPGSNIIIGPYAGDARIKGVEFVKSSGRAKDCPKDDRPEFAILGRSNVGKSSLINALVHKKEIALTSKKPGKTQLINHFLVNKSWYLVDLPGYGFAKAPEAAKMDWCSFTKEYFLNRDTLVAVLLLIDASVPPQKIDLDCANWLGRNNLHGFQIPITFVFTKCDKMKVAKGKRPDENIRDFQEIIRQNYKIHPPWIMTSSVSGMGRDELLLHMSQLRNYWDQ
- the LOC107625810 gene encoding GTP-binding protein At2g22870 isoform X2, with amino-acid sequence MTLRTQFFTLTLQIPFHSSSSSFSVTIPGKTSTHSLLSLWRPLSYSTTSSSAAAIPPSPPPALLRMVLFVPPGVEPHEVNESMVLPGSNIIIGPYAGDARIKGVEFVKSSGRAKDCPKDDRPEFAILGRSNVGKSSLINALVHKKEIALTSKKPGKTQLINHFLVNKSWYLVDLPGYGFAKAPEAAKMDWCSFTKEYFLNRDTLVAVLLLIDASVPPQKIDLDCANWLGRNNIPITFVFTKCDKMKVAKGKRPDENIRDFQEIIRQNYKIHPPWIMTSSVSGMGRDELLLHMSQLRNYWDQ